The following proteins are encoded in a genomic region of Cellulomonas sp. ES6:
- the ftsH gene encoding ATP-dependent zinc metalloprotease FtsH: MTLKRLTRGPVLWIILAVLMLWIGASAFMGSGVQRIDTSDGLELIRDDKVEQARITEGAQRVDLTLKDDFVKDEQNLGKDVQFYYVVPQGPAVVEAIADADPSGGYTSDVPQQSWWASLLGVMLPFIIILALFWFLMSSMQGGGSRVMSFGKSKAKLVSKESPQVTFADVAGVDEAVEELQEIKEFLSEPSKFQAVGAKIPKGVLLYGPPGTGKTLLARAVAGEAGVPFYSISGSDFVEMFVGVGASRVRDLFEQAKQNAPAIIFIDEIDAVGRHRGAGMGGGHDEREQTLNQMLVEMDGFDVKTNVILIAATNRPDILDPALLRPGRFDRQVSVEAPDLKGRERILQVHAQGKPMATDVDLGAVARRTPGFTGADLANVLNEAALLTARSNAQIVDNRALDEAIDRVIAGPQKRTRVMNVKEQKITAYHEGGHALVAAALRYTDPVTKVTILPRGRALGYTMVMPTEDKYSTTRNELLDQLAYAMGGRVAEELVFHDPTTGASNDIEKATATARKMVTQFGMSERVGAVKLGQDGSEPFVGRDMGHGRDYSETVAGTVDVEVRRLMDAAHTEAWEILVEYRDVLDRLVLELLEKETLNQAELEQIFAPITKRPPRDVWLSSEQRAVSDRPPVLTPSEKAAQNGSVVPQDEAAAAKDEHPAVGVVEVPPGQTPDVGPASSEAAPDAPGPDAGPRA; the protein is encoded by the coding sequence ATGACACTCAAGCGCCTCACCCGCGGACCCGTCCTGTGGATCATCCTGGCCGTCCTGATGCTGTGGATCGGGGCGAGCGCCTTCATGGGGTCCGGCGTGCAGCGGATCGACACCTCCGACGGCCTCGAGCTCATCCGCGACGACAAGGTCGAGCAGGCGCGCATCACGGAGGGCGCGCAGCGGGTCGACCTCACGCTCAAGGACGACTTCGTCAAGGACGAGCAGAACCTCGGCAAGGACGTGCAGTTCTACTACGTCGTGCCGCAGGGGCCGGCCGTGGTGGAGGCGATCGCGGACGCCGACCCGTCCGGCGGCTACACCTCGGACGTCCCGCAGCAGTCGTGGTGGGCGAGCCTGCTCGGGGTGATGCTGCCGTTCATCATCATCCTGGCGCTGTTCTGGTTCCTCATGTCGTCCATGCAGGGCGGCGGCTCGCGGGTGATGTCGTTCGGCAAGTCCAAGGCCAAGCTGGTGTCGAAGGAGTCGCCGCAGGTCACGTTCGCGGACGTCGCCGGCGTGGACGAGGCGGTCGAGGAGCTCCAGGAGATCAAGGAGTTCCTGTCGGAGCCGTCGAAGTTCCAGGCGGTCGGCGCGAAGATCCCGAAGGGCGTCCTGCTGTACGGCCCTCCCGGGACGGGCAAGACGCTGCTCGCGCGCGCCGTCGCGGGCGAGGCGGGCGTGCCGTTCTACTCGATCTCCGGCTCGGACTTCGTCGAGATGTTCGTCGGCGTCGGCGCGAGCCGCGTGCGCGACCTGTTCGAGCAGGCCAAGCAGAACGCCCCCGCGATCATCTTCATCGACGAGATCGACGCCGTCGGCCGGCACCGCGGCGCGGGCATGGGCGGCGGGCACGACGAGCGCGAGCAGACCCTCAACCAGATGCTGGTCGAGATGGACGGCTTCGACGTCAAGACGAACGTCATCCTCATCGCGGCGACCAACCGTCCCGACATCCTCGACCCCGCCCTGCTGCGCCCCGGCCGGTTCGACCGCCAGGTGTCCGTCGAGGCGCCGGACCTCAAGGGCCGCGAGCGCATCCTCCAGGTGCACGCGCAGGGCAAGCCGATGGCCACGGACGTCGACCTCGGCGCGGTCGCGCGCCGCACGCCCGGGTTCACCGGCGCGGACCTCGCGAACGTGCTGAACGAGGCGGCGCTGCTCACCGCGCGCTCCAACGCGCAGATCGTCGACAACCGCGCGCTGGACGAGGCGATCGACCGCGTGATCGCCGGCCCGCAGAAGCGCACGCGCGTCATGAACGTCAAGGAGCAGAAGATCACCGCGTACCACGAGGGCGGCCACGCCCTGGTCGCGGCGGCGCTCCGGTACACCGACCCGGTCACGAAGGTGACGATCCTGCCGCGCGGACGGGCCCTGGGCTACACGATGGTCATGCCCACGGAGGACAAGTACTCGACCACGCGCAACGAGCTGCTCGACCAGCTCGCGTACGCGATGGGCGGCCGCGTGGCCGAGGAGCTCGTGTTCCACGACCCGACGACGGGTGCGAGCAACGACATCGAGAAGGCCACGGCGACCGCGCGCAAGATGGTCACCCAGTTCGGCATGAGCGAGCGGGTCGGCGCGGTCAAGCTCGGCCAGGACGGCAGCGAGCCGTTCGTGGGCCGCGACATGGGCCACGGGCGCGACTACTCCGAGACGGTGGCCGGCACGGTCGACGTCGAGGTGCGCCGCCTCATGGACGCCGCGCACACCGAGGCGTGGGAGATCCTCGTCGAGTACCGGGACGTCCTGGACCGGCTGGTGCTGGAGCTGCTCGAGAAGGAGACGCTCAACCAGGCGGAGCTCGAGCAGATCTTCGCGCCGATCACCAAGCGGCCGCCGCGCGACGTGTGGCTGTCCAGCGAGCAGCGCGCCGTGTCGGACCGCCCGCCGGTGCTCACCCCGTCGGAGAAGGCCGCGCAGAACGGCTCCGTGGTGCCGCAGGACGAGGCCGCCGCCGCGAAGGACGAGCACCCGGCGGTCGGCGTCGTCGAGGTGCCGCCGGGCCAGACCCCGGACGTGGGACCCGCGAGCTCCGAGGCGGCCCCGGACGCGCCCGGTCCCGACGCCGGGCCGCGGGCCTGA
- the hpt gene encoding hypoxanthine phosphoribosyltransferase — translation MNADDMGADLERVLLTEEQLGARLDEIAAQIDADYAGQEILLVGVLKGAVMVMADLARRISTPLAMDWMAVSSYGSGTKSSGVVRILKDLDADLTGRHVLVVEDIIDSGLTLSWLLANLRSRGPATVEIATMLRKPDAAKVEVDVRYVGFDIPNEFVVGYGLDYAEKYRNLPFVGTLAPHVYAS, via the coding sequence GTGAACGCCGACGACATGGGCGCGGACCTGGAGCGCGTGCTCCTGACCGAGGAGCAGCTCGGCGCCCGCCTGGACGAGATCGCCGCGCAGATCGACGCGGACTACGCCGGCCAGGAGATCCTGCTGGTCGGCGTGCTCAAGGGGGCCGTCATGGTGATGGCCGACCTGGCCCGCCGCATCAGCACCCCGCTGGCGATGGACTGGATGGCGGTGTCGTCCTACGGGTCGGGCACCAAGTCCTCCGGCGTCGTGCGCATCCTCAAGGACCTCGACGCGGACCTCACGGGCCGGCACGTGCTGGTCGTGGAGGACATCATCGACTCCGGCCTGACGCTGTCGTGGCTGCTGGCGAACCTGCGCAGCCGCGGCCCGGCCACCGTCGAGATCGCGACGATGCTCCGCAAGCCCGACGCCGCCAAGGTCGAGGTCGACGTCCGGTACGTCGGGTTCGACATCCCGAACGAGTTCGTCGTGGGCTACGGCCTGGACTACGCGGAGAAGTACCGGAACTTGCCGTTCGTCGGCACGCTCGCGCCGCACGTCTACGCGTCCTGA
- a CDS encoding TilS substrate-binding domain-containing protein, with protein MRARALRTAAVLAGSPPGALAATHVRAVDALVTAWRGQGPVHLPGRVEASRTCGRLALRAAPPAEPGDDDGARGTDGAGEPAEATQRGDRHR; from the coding sequence CTGCGCGCCCGCGCCCTGCGCACCGCCGCGGTCCTGGCGGGCTCCCCGCCCGGCGCCCTGGCCGCCACCCACGTCCGGGCCGTCGACGCGCTCGTGACCGCGTGGCGCGGCCAGGGCCCGGTGCACCTGCCCGGGCGCGTCGAGGCCTCCCGCACGTGTGGCAGGCTTGCGCTGCGCGCCGCACCCCCGGCCGAGCCCGGGGACGACGACGGCGCGCGAGGCACCGACGGGGCCGGCGAGCCGGCCGAGGCGACACAGCGAGGAGACCGGCACCGGTGA
- the tilS gene encoding tRNA lysidine(34) synthetase TilS, translating to MAGPHPAVAATRSAVAASVADLPDGARVLVACSGGPDSLALAAATAFVATAGGRGRLRAGAVVVDHGLQPGSADVASRAAAACRRLGLDPVEVVAVDVTGPGGPEAAARAARTGALESAAGRLGAAAVLLGHTRDDQAEGVLLGLARGSGARSLAGMAPVRGLLRRPLLAVTRAQTVAACAALGLDPWHDPTNAGAAPGDPRRSRVRAHVMPVLERELGPGVAAALARSAELLREDADALDALARRRCSTGRGRARRASTTPGATAPGATPGRRCPAPPSCPTPPWCSTSPSSPPPRPRCAPAPCAPPRSWRAPRPAPWPPPTSGPSTRS from the coding sequence GTGGCCGGCCCCCACCCGGCGGTCGCCGCCACCCGGTCGGCCGTCGCCGCGTCCGTCGCGGACCTGCCCGACGGCGCGCGGGTGCTCGTCGCGTGCTCCGGCGGCCCCGACTCGCTCGCGCTGGCGGCGGCCACCGCGTTCGTCGCGACGGCGGGCGGGCGCGGGCGCCTGCGGGCGGGCGCCGTGGTGGTCGACCACGGGCTCCAGCCCGGGAGCGCCGACGTCGCGTCGCGCGCCGCCGCGGCCTGCCGGCGGCTGGGGCTCGACCCGGTGGAGGTCGTCGCGGTCGACGTGACCGGACCCGGCGGCCCCGAGGCCGCCGCGCGTGCGGCACGCACCGGCGCCCTGGAGTCCGCGGCCGGGCGGCTCGGCGCGGCGGCCGTCCTGCTCGGGCACACCCGGGACGACCAGGCCGAGGGCGTGCTGCTCGGGCTGGCGCGCGGCTCCGGGGCGCGGTCGCTCGCCGGGATGGCGCCCGTGCGCGGGCTGCTGCGCCGGCCGCTGCTGGCCGTGACGCGGGCGCAGACCGTCGCGGCGTGCGCGGCGCTCGGCCTCGACCCCTGGCACGACCCCACGAACGCCGGCGCGGCGCCCGGCGACCCCCGGCGGTCCCGGGTGCGGGCCCACGTCATGCCGGTGCTGGAGCGCGAGCTCGGCCCCGGCGTCGCGGCGGCGCTCGCGCGCTCGGCGGAGCTGCTGCGCGAGGACGCCGACGCGCTGGACGCGCTCGCGCGGCGGCGCTGCTCGACCGGGCGCGGGCGGGCGCGGCGGGCGTCGACGACCCCGGGCGCGACGGCGCCGGGCGCGACGCCGGGTCGGCGGTGCCCGGCCCCGCCGTCGTGCCCGACCCCGCCGTGGTGCTCGACGTCGCCGTCCTCGCCGCCGCCCCGGCCGCGCTGCGCGCCCGCGCCCTGCGCACCGCCGCGGTCCTGGCGGGCTCCCCGCCCGGCGCCCTGGCCGCCACCCACGTCCGGGCCGTCGACGCGCTCGTGA
- a CDS encoding zinc-dependent metalloprotease: protein MQPAVDWDLAARLAARAVRTGPEATRAEREDVVAALRAAAPVAGAHVARLTRLVPAAPAADLVHDVRVVDRASWARANVRSLRSLAERAGVPAAQGVRATAGAGQVAAVLGLLSGSVLGQYDPWHPPGTLLLVAPNVLAVERALRLDPADFRLWVTLHEQTHALQFAAAPWLTDHLAARVAALLEDDERPPRRRPGTSRDRAGGGRSVLDLLDPRQRGVVDEVGAVMALLEGHADVTMDAAGRGAVPSVRRIRRRFEARRSGAPGTAAMRRVLRALLGMDVKLAQYRDGAAFVRAVRRSVGTDGLNAVWTGAQALPTAAEIADPAAWVRRVHG, encoded by the coding sequence GTGCAGCCCGCCGTCGACTGGGACCTGGCCGCCCGGCTCGCCGCCCGCGCGGTGCGGACCGGGCCGGAGGCGACGCGGGCCGAGCGCGAGGACGTCGTCGCCGCGCTGCGGGCGGCCGCACCCGTGGCCGGCGCGCACGTCGCCCGCCTGACGCGGCTCGTCCCGGCGGCACCGGCCGCGGACCTCGTGCACGACGTGCGCGTGGTCGACCGGGCGTCGTGGGCCCGGGCGAACGTCCGGTCGCTGCGGTCCCTGGCGGAGCGCGCCGGCGTCCCCGCCGCCCAGGGCGTCCGCGCGACCGCCGGGGCCGGGCAGGTCGCGGCCGTGCTGGGCCTGCTCTCCGGCTCGGTGCTCGGGCAGTACGACCCGTGGCACCCGCCCGGGACGCTGCTGCTCGTCGCGCCGAACGTGCTGGCCGTCGAGCGCGCGCTCCGGCTGGACCCGGCGGACTTCCGGCTCTGGGTGACGCTGCACGAGCAGACCCACGCGCTCCAGTTCGCCGCGGCGCCCTGGCTGACGGACCACCTCGCGGCACGGGTGGCGGCGCTGCTCGAGGACGACGAGCGCCCGCCCCGCCGGCGGCCCGGGACGTCCCGCGACCGTGCCGGGGGCGGCAGGTCGGTGCTCGACCTGCTCGATCCGCGGCAGCGTGGCGTCGTCGACGAGGTCGGTGCCGTGATGGCGCTGCTCGAGGGCCACGCCGACGTGACGATGGACGCGGCGGGGCGCGGCGCGGTCCCGTCCGTGCGGCGGATCCGGCGCCGGTTCGAGGCGCGCCGCTCGGGGGCACCCGGCACCGCCGCGATGCGCCGCGTGCTGCGGGCGCTGCTCGGCATGGACGTCAAGCTCGCGCAGTACCGGGACGGCGCCGCGTTCGTGCGGGCCGTGCGCCGCAGCGTCGGGACCGACGGTCTGAACGCCGTGTGGACCGGCGCGCAGGCCCTCCCCACGGCGGCGGAGATCGCGGACCCCGCCGCCTGGGTGCGGCGGGTGCACGGCTGA
- the dacB gene encoding D-alanyl-D-alanine carboxypeptidase/D-alanyl-D-alanine-endopeptidase, with amino-acid sequence MARAGRTVGTAALVVLIAGGAYATADAYDVVPGVVTLAPEVAPAAPFPTAPAAGAPATGAQVLADLDAAAPLPESATVQGMLDGLASDPRLGPSVGAVVADALTGEVLAEHRPGGARTPASTAKLVTGVAALTELGPDRTFDTTVRQGPGDLVVLTGGGDMMLAAGKGDPDAVNGRAGLADLADQVAAKLRLAGRDSATVALDTTLFSGPELAPGWDEADVSMGYVAPVAPLAVDVAKMSEGEYPPRYPDPALHAGRVFAQRLADAGITVTGDVTWVDASATGDVLGTVESAPVAEVAQYFLDTSDNTITEVVARMVAVELGLPGSFEGATKAVLRTASALGVDTSGAVLADASGLAEGSALPPRMLLGLLELVIDPAHPELREVGTGMPVGGLTGTLTHRFADGAATGLVRAKTGSLKNVTSLAGTVLDADGRLLLFVLMADRTGAVGQEQPRAALDGFVDGLAGCGCRG; translated from the coding sequence GTGGCACGGGCGGGGAGGACGGTCGGCACGGCGGCGCTCGTGGTGCTGATCGCGGGCGGTGCCTACGCCACCGCCGACGCGTACGACGTGGTGCCCGGGGTGGTGACGCTGGCCCCCGAGGTCGCCCCCGCGGCCCCGTTCCCGACCGCGCCTGCGGCCGGTGCGCCGGCCACGGGCGCGCAGGTGCTGGCGGACCTGGACGCGGCGGCCCCGCTGCCGGAGTCGGCCACCGTGCAGGGCATGCTCGACGGGCTCGCCTCCGACCCGCGCCTCGGCCCCTCGGTCGGCGCGGTGGTGGCGGACGCGCTCACGGGCGAGGTGCTCGCCGAGCACCGCCCGGGAGGGGCCCGCACGCCCGCCTCGACCGCCAAGCTGGTCACCGGCGTCGCGGCCCTCACCGAGCTCGGGCCGGACCGCACGTTCGACACCACCGTGCGCCAGGGGCCGGGCGACCTCGTGGTGCTGACCGGCGGCGGCGACATGATGCTCGCGGCCGGGAAGGGCGACCCGGACGCCGTGAACGGCCGCGCCGGGCTGGCCGACCTGGCCGACCAGGTGGCTGCGAAGCTCCGCCTCGCCGGCCGGGACAGCGCCACGGTCGCGCTCGACACGACGCTGTTCTCCGGCCCGGAGCTCGCCCCGGGGTGGGACGAGGCGGACGTGTCCATGGGCTACGTCGCGCCCGTCGCCCCGCTGGCCGTCGACGTCGCGAAGATGTCCGAGGGCGAGTACCCGCCCCGCTACCCGGACCCGGCCCTGCACGCCGGCCGCGTCTTCGCGCAGCGGCTCGCCGACGCCGGGATCACGGTCACCGGTGACGTGACGTGGGTGGACGCCTCCGCGACCGGTGACGTGCTCGGCACGGTCGAGTCCGCCCCCGTCGCCGAGGTGGCGCAGTACTTCCTCGACACGTCGGACAACACGATCACCGAGGTCGTCGCGCGCATGGTGGCCGTCGAGCTCGGGCTGCCCGGCTCGTTCGAGGGCGCCACGAAGGCCGTGCTCCGCACTGCGTCGGCGCTCGGCGTGGACACGTCCGGCGCGGTGCTCGCGGACGCGTCCGGCCTCGCGGAGGGCTCCGCGCTGCCGCCCCGGATGCTCCTCGGGCTGCTCGAGCTCGTCATCGACCCCGCCCACCCCGAGCTGCGCGAGGTGGGCACCGGGATGCCGGTCGGCGGCCTCACCGGGACGCTCACCCACCGGTTCGCCGACGGCGCCGCGACGGGCCTCGTCCGCGCGAAGACGGGCAGCCTGAAGAACGTCACGTCGCTCGCCGGGACGGTGCTGGACGCCGACGGCCGCCTGCTGCTGTTCGTCCTCATGGCCGACCGGACCGGGGCGGTCGGGCAGGAGCAGCCGCGCGCCGCGCTCGACGGCTTCGTCGACGGGCTCGCGGGGTGCGGCTGCCGGGGATGA
- a CDS encoding inorganic diphosphatase, protein MEFDVTIEIPKGQRNKYEVDHATGRIRLDRMLFTSTRYPDDYGFIDGTLGEDGDPLDALVLLEEPTFPGCLIRCRALGMFRMRDEAGGDDKVLCVPTGDQRAAWRQDIDDVSDFHRLEIQHFFEVYKDLEPGKSVEGAHWVGRAEAEAEIERSRQRAIDAGYDQH, encoded by the coding sequence GTGGAGTTCGACGTCACGATCGAGATCCCGAAGGGCCAGCGCAACAAGTACGAGGTGGACCACGCGACCGGCCGCATCCGGCTGGACCGCATGCTGTTCACCTCGACGCGCTACCCCGACGACTACGGCTTCATCGACGGCACGCTCGGCGAGGACGGGGACCCGCTCGACGCCCTCGTCCTGCTCGAGGAGCCGACCTTCCCCGGCTGCCTGATCCGCTGCCGCGCGCTCGGCATGTTCCGCATGCGCGACGAGGCGGGCGGCGACGACAAGGTGCTGTGCGTCCCGACGGGCGACCAGCGGGCCGCGTGGCGGCAGGACATCGACGACGTGTCCGACTTCCACCGCCTGGAGATCCAGCACTTCTTCGAGGTCTACAAGGACCTCGAGCCCGGCAAGTCCGTCGAGGGCGCCCACTGGGTCGGCCGCGCCGAGGCCGAGGCCGAGATCGAGCGCTCGCGCCAGCGGGCGATCGACGCGGGGTACGACCAGCACTGA
- a CDS encoding NlpC/P60 family protein, protein MRTTGRVRLARAATAAVAAALLLLPAGGAAVADPDVSDQDVRDARRAVTSAAGAVADMEVRLAELSTRAQAAQVAVQQAGETYAQAQADLASAQQDAARAAEQYDQAREQFASARSTLVAIAREAARSGGSMDTVQSLLSADGFQDVVSRNEALSHVSDKADQAVQTYLAAQQVADTLQRAAEQAEAAQESAAADAQQALDAAEQAQTDADTQVAAAQTERQSLIVQLAAARNTSAEVEQARQDQIDAERREREEAAARAERTEEPSAPPASGGTGGGTDGAGTGGGTAAPSTPSTPSTPSTPSTPSTPSTPANPSAPSTPTRPTTPSQPSTPATPPAGGGSSAGTTSGAEAAIAWARARLGVPYQWGGTGPSGYDCSGLTQGAWAAGGVSLNRTSRDQYRQVKKISYDQLRPGDLVFWGSDPNDASSIYHVAMYIGGGQIIEAPRPGKTVQISPMRYASSMAYAGRP, encoded by the coding sequence GTGCGGACGACAGGACGGGTGCGGCTGGCCCGCGCCGCCACCGCGGCGGTCGCCGCGGCGCTGCTGCTCCTGCCCGCCGGCGGTGCCGCGGTCGCCGACCCCGACGTCAGCGACCAGGACGTGCGCGACGCCCGGCGCGCCGTGACGAGCGCCGCGGGCGCCGTCGCCGACATGGAGGTGCGGCTCGCCGAGCTCAGCACCCGCGCGCAGGCCGCGCAGGTCGCGGTCCAGCAGGCCGGCGAGACCTACGCCCAGGCCCAGGCCGACCTCGCCTCCGCCCAGCAGGACGCCGCGCGCGCCGCCGAGCAGTACGACCAGGCACGCGAGCAGTTCGCCTCGGCGCGCTCGACGCTGGTCGCGATCGCCCGCGAGGCCGCGCGGTCCGGCGGGTCGATGGACACCGTGCAGTCGCTGCTGTCGGCCGACGGGTTCCAGGACGTCGTGTCCCGCAACGAGGCGCTGTCGCACGTCAGCGACAAGGCCGACCAGGCGGTGCAGACCTACCTCGCCGCGCAGCAGGTCGCCGACACCCTCCAGCGCGCTGCCGAGCAGGCCGAGGCCGCCCAGGAGTCCGCCGCCGCCGACGCGCAGCAGGCGCTCGACGCCGCCGAGCAGGCGCAGACGGACGCCGACACGCAGGTCGCCGCCGCGCAGACCGAGCGGCAGTCGCTCATCGTGCAGCTCGCGGCGGCCCGCAACACCAGCGCCGAGGTCGAGCAGGCGCGCCAGGACCAGATCGACGCGGAGCGCCGCGAGCGCGAGGAGGCCGCGGCGCGCGCCGAGCGCACCGAGGAGCCGAGCGCCCCGCCGGCGTCCGGCGGCACCGGCGGCGGGACGGACGGTGCGGGTACCGGCGGCGGCACCGCCGCCCCGTCGACCCCGAGCACGCCGTCGACCCCGAGCACCCCGTCGACGCCCAGCACGCCGTCGACGCCCGCGAACCCGAGCGCCCCGTCGACCCCGACCCGGCCCACGACGCCGAGCCAGCCGAGCACGCCCGCGACGCCGCCCGCCGGCGGCGGGTCGTCCGCCGGCACCACGTCCGGCGCCGAGGCCGCGATCGCCTGGGCCCGGGCCCGGCTCGGCGTGCCCTACCAGTGGGGCGGCACCGGCCCGAGCGGCTACGACTGCTCCGGCCTCACGCAGGGCGCCTGGGCCGCGGGCGGCGTGAGCCTCAACCGCACGTCGCGCGACCAGTACCGGCAGGTCAAGAAGATCTCGTACGACCAGCTCCGGCCGGGTGACCTGGTGTTCTGGGGCTCGGACCCGAACGACGCGTCCTCGATCTACCACGTCGCCATGTACATCGGCGGCGGCCAGATCATCGAGGCCCCGCGCCCGGGCAAGACCGTGCAGATCTCCCCGATGCGGTACGCGTCGTCGATGGCGTACGCCGGCCGCCCCTGA